In Rhodobacter xanthinilyticus, a single window of DNA contains:
- the cobG gene encoding precorrin-3B synthase: MSFKVMGWCPGALRPMQSGDGLVVRVRVPGGRVSRAQAAAIARAARAHGNGLIDLSGRANVQLRGVRPETHGALIAELTAAGLIDADVAREARRNLIVTPFADGVTDALARAFAEALAEAPALPGKFGFMLDCGPAPVMAETPADIRLERDAAGGLVLRAAGMDLGRPVSPEEAPEAALDLARWFLEAGGVTEGRGRMAALIARGARPAGATRAPAPALAPPGPGLTPQGALVGFEFGQMQAETFAALGDLGALRVTPWRMLLVEGLEAMPDLPGLITDPGSALLRVHACTGAPGCLQAAAPTRDLARALAPRVPGGQVLHVSGCAKGCGWPARADLTLTATGAGFDLIRGGTAADPPSRTGLAPADLVDLPEFS; this comes from the coding sequence ATGAGTTTCAAGGTGATGGGCTGGTGCCCCGGGGCGCTGCGGCCGATGCAATCGGGCGATGGGCTGGTGGTGCGGGTGCGGGTGCCGGGCGGGCGGGTGAGCCGCGCGCAGGCCGCAGCGATCGCGCGGGCCGCGCGGGCGCATGGCAACGGGCTGATCGATCTGTCGGGGCGCGCCAATGTGCAGCTGCGCGGGGTGCGGCCCGAGACCCATGGCGCGCTGATCGCCGAGCTGACCGCCGCCGGGCTGATCGACGCCGATGTCGCGCGCGAGGCCAGGCGCAACCTGATTGTGACGCCTTTCGCCGACGGGGTGACCGATGCGCTGGCGCGGGCCTTTGCCGAGGCGCTGGCCGAGGCGCCCGCTCTGCCGGGCAAATTCGGCTTCATGCTCGATTGCGGGCCCGCGCCGGTGATGGCCGAGACCCCCGCCGATATCCGGCTCGAGCGCGATGCGGCGGGCGGGCTCGTGCTGCGCGCGGCGGGGATGGATCTGGGCCGGCCGGTCAGCCCCGAGGAGGCGCCCGAGGCGGCGCTGGATCTCGCGCGCTGGTTTCTCGAGGCGGGCGGGGTGACCGAGGGGCGGGGCCGGATGGCGGCGCTGATCGCGCGGGGCGCGCGGCCGGCGGGCGCGACGCGCGCGCCGGCGCCCGCGCTCGCGCCGCCCGGGCCGGGGCTGACCCCGCAGGGCGCGCTGGTGGGCTTCGAATTCGGCCAGATGCAGGCCGAGACCTTCGCCGCGCTGGGCGATCTCGGGGCGCTGCGGGTCACGCCGTGGCGGATGCTGCTCGTCGAGGGGCTGGAGGCGATGCCCGATCTGCCCGGGCTGATCACCGACCCGGGCTCGGCGCTGCTGCGGGTCCATGCCTGCACCGGCGCGCCCGGCTGCCTGCAGGCCGCCGCGCCGACCCGCGATCTCGCGCGTGCGCTCGCGCCGCGGGTGCCGGGGGGGCAGGTGCTCCATGTCTCGGGCTGCGCCAAGGGCTGCGGCTGGCCCGCGCGGGCGGATCTGACGCTCACCGCGACGGGCGCGGGCTTTGACCTCATCCGCGGCGGCACGGCCGCCGATCCCCCCTCACGCACCGGGCTCGCGCCCGCGGATCTTGTTGATTTACCGGAGTTTTCCTGA
- a CDS encoding precorrin-8X methylmutase, translated as MPHAYEKDGAKIYEQSFATIRAEADLARFTPEEEVVVVRMIHAAGMVGLEAHARFTPGFAIAARAALEAGAPILCDARMVSEGITRARLPAQNRVICTLQDPRVPDLAREMGNTRSAAALELWRADLAGAVVAIGNAPTALFHLLNMLEDPACPRPAAIIGCPVGFIGAAESKAALMAEAPVPAMAIEGRLGGSAITVAAVNALASRKE; from the coding sequence ATGCCCCACGCCTATGAGAAGGACGGCGCGAAGATCTACGAGCAATCCTTCGCCACGATCCGCGCCGAGGCCGACCTCGCCCGTTTCACGCCGGAGGAAGAGGTCGTCGTGGTGCGGATGATCCATGCCGCGGGGATGGTCGGGCTCGAGGCCCATGCCCGCTTCACCCCCGGCTTCGCCATCGCCGCGCGGGCCGCGCTCGAGGCGGGTGCGCCGATCCTGTGCGATGCGCGGATGGTCTCCGAGGGGATCACGCGGGCGCGGCTGCCGGCGCAAAACCGGGTGATCTGCACGCTCCAGGACCCGCGCGTGCCCGATCTCGCGCGCGAGATGGGCAACACGCGCTCGGCCGCCGCGCTCGAGCTCTGGCGGGCCGATCTCGCCGGCGCGGTGGTGGCGATCGGCAATGCGCCGACCGCGCTCTTTCACCTTCTCAACATGCTCGAGGACCCGGCCTGCCCGCGCCCCGCGGCGATCATCGGCTGCCCGGTGGGCTTCATCGGCGCGGCGGAATCGAAAGCCGCGCTGATGGCGGAGGCCCCCGTGCCCGCGATGGCGATCGAGGGGCGGCTCGGTGGCTCGGCGATCACCGTGGCCGCCGTCAACGCGCTTGCCAGCCGAAAGGAGTAA
- a CDS encoding precorrin-2 C(20)-methyltransferase, with translation MGRIICAGLGPGDPDLMSVKSDRAIRAAGHIAYFRKAGRAGQARRIVEGMIAPGAVEYPMEYPVTTEIPFDSPEYNRLLAAFYDDWAARLATLAETEEIVVLCEGDPFFYGSFMHLYIRLKDRVRIDVIPGITGMTGCWNVTGQPITWGDDVLSVLMGTLPEDELIAHASGSDALVIMKTGRNLPKVKRALAAAGRLGEAWLVERGTMPGQRIERLAQVEDHDCPYFAIVLVHGEGRRPVAAEAAE, from the coding sequence ATGGGCCGGATCATCTGTGCGGGGCTCGGCCCCGGCGACCCCGATCTGATGTCGGTGAAATCCGACCGGGCGATCCGCGCCGCAGGCCACATCGCCTATTTCCGCAAGGCCGGCCGCGCCGGTCAGGCGCGCCGCATCGTCGAGGGCATGATCGCCCCGGGCGCGGTCGAATATCCGATGGAATACCCGGTCACGACCGAGATCCCCTTCGACAGCCCCGAGTATAACCGCCTGCTCGCCGCCTTCTACGACGACTGGGCGGCGCGCCTCGCGACCCTTGCCGAGACCGAGGAGATCGTCGTTCTGTGCGAGGGCGACCCCTTCTTCTACGGCTCGTTCATGCATCTCTACATCCGCCTCAAGGACCGGGTGCGGATCGACGTGATCCCGGGTATCACCGGCATGACCGGCTGCTGGAACGTCACCGGCCAGCCGATCACCTGGGGCGACGATGTGCTCTCGGTGCTGATGGGGACGCTGCCCGAGGATGAACTGATCGCCCATGCCAGCGGCTCGGATGCGCTGGTGATCATGAAAACCGGGCGCAACCTGCCCAAGGTGAAACGCGCGCTGGCGGCGGCCGGGCGGCTGGGCGAGGCCTGGCTCGTCGAGCGCGGCACGATGCCCGGTCAGCGCATCGAGCGCCTCGCGCAGGTCGAGGACCACGATTGCCCCTATTTCGCGATCGTTCTGGTGCATGGCGAAGGCCGGCGCCCGGTGGCGGCGGAGGCGGCGGAATGA
- the cobJ gene encoding precorrin-3B C(17)-methyltransferase, protein MSGWLVVAGLGPGAEDLVTPEVAAALAEASDVVGYIPYVARVAPRAGLRLHPSDNRVELDRARAALEIAAAGRRVVVVSSGDPGVFAMASALFEALEIAPEFQGLEIRILPGITAMLAAAARAGAPLGHDFCAINLSDNLKPFEVVETRLRHAARGDFAMGFYNPRSRSRPHQFARVLEILREECEPGRLVIFARAVSTPEEAIGVVTLAEATPEMADMRTVVLVGNSATRRVGRWVYTPRSVAP, encoded by the coding sequence ATGAGCGGCTGGCTGGTGGTGGCGGGGCTCGGGCCGGGCGCCGAGGATCTGGTGACGCCCGAGGTTGCGGCGGCGCTCGCCGAGGCGAGCGATGTCGTGGGCTATATCCCCTATGTGGCGCGGGTGGCGCCGCGCGCGGGGCTCCGGCTGCACCCCTCCGACAACCGTGTCGAGCTCGACCGCGCGCGCGCCGCGCTCGAGATTGCGGCGGCGGGGCGGCGGGTGGTGGTGGTCTCCTCGGGCGACCCGGGGGTCTTTGCCATGGCCTCGGCGCTTTTCGAGGCGCTGGAAATCGCGCCCGAGTTTCAGGGGCTCGAGATCCGCATCCTGCCCGGCATCACCGCCATGCTCGCCGCCGCGGCGCGGGCGGGCGCGCCCTTGGGCCATGATTTCTGCGCGATCAACCTGAGCGACAACCTCAAGCCCTTCGAGGTGGTCGAAACCCGCCTGCGCCACGCCGCGCGGGGGGATTTCGCGATGGGCTTCTACAACCCGCGCTCGCGGTCGCGGCCGCATCAATTCGCCCGCGTGCTGGAGATCTTGCGCGAGGAATGCGAGCCCGGGCGGCTGGTGATCTTCGCCCGCGCGGTCTCGACGCCCGAGGAGGCGATCGGCGTGGTGACGCTGGCCGAGGCGACCCCCGAGATGGCCGATATGCGCACCGTGGTTCTGGTCGGCAATTCGGCGACCCGGCGCGTCGGGCGTTGGGTCTACACGCCGCGGTCGGTCGCGCCATGA
- a CDS encoding cobalt-precorrin-6A reductase translates to MTRLLLLGGTTEASRLAAEIAKTRLAAIFSYAGRTETPRAQPLPMRVGGFGGVAGLVDYITREQITHVIDATHPFAAQMSTHAIEACARTGTALLALERAPWVAGPGDIWTHVPSLAAAVAALPQAPARVFLAIGKQHVAAFDAAPQHHYLLRLVDPPEGPLGLPDAEAVIARGPFDAAGDEALLKAHRITHIVAKNAGGAGAEAKLIAARALGLPVILVDRPALGPRARAESVAEAMAWLAAHGATDRGV, encoded by the coding sequence ATGACGCGCCTCCTCCTGCTCGGCGGCACCACCGAAGCCAGCCGCCTCGCCGCCGAAATCGCGAAGACCCGCCTCGCCGCGATCTTCTCCTATGCCGGCCGGACGGAGACGCCGCGCGCCCAGCCGCTGCCGATGCGGGTGGGCGGGTTTGGCGGCGTCGCGGGGCTCGTCGATTATATCACGCGCGAGCAGATCACCCATGTGATCGACGCGACCCACCCCTTCGCCGCGCAGATGAGCACGCACGCGATCGAGGCCTGCGCGCGGACCGGCACGGCGCTCCTCGCGCTCGAGCGCGCGCCCTGGGTCGCGGGGCCGGGCGATATCTGGACCCATGTGCCGAGCCTCGCCGCGGCGGTGGCCGCGCTGCCGCAGGCGCCCGCGCGGGTGTTCCTCGCGATCGGCAAGCAGCATGTCGCGGCGTTTGATGCCGCACCGCAGCATCATTACCTTCTGCGCCTCGTCGATCCGCCCGAGGGGCCGCTCGGCCTGCCCGATGCGGAGGCGGTGATCGCGCGCGGGCCTTTCGATGCGGCGGGCGACGAGGCGCTGCTCAAGGCCCATCGCATCACCCATATCGTCGCCAAGAACGCCGGCGGCGCGGGGGCCGAGGCGAAGCTCATCGCGGCGCGCGCGCTTGGGCTGCCGGTGATCTTGGTGGATCGACCGGCACTCGGGCCGCGGGCGCGGGCCGAGAGCGTCGCCGAGGCGATGGCCTGGCTCGCGGCTCATGGCGCGACCGACCGCGGCGTGTAG
- the cbiE gene encoding precorrin-6y C5,15-methyltransferase (decarboxylating) subunit CbiE, producing MADPWLTIVGLGEDGLEGLGDASRAAIARAEVIFGGPRHLDLVGAGGRGRAWPVPFDIAPVLGLRGRAVVVLASGDPFWFGAGSMLAEALSPGEWRAIPVAGGVSLACARMGWRVEEITALALHAAPFERLWPHLHRGARIVATLRDGAAAGDLAGWLTSVGAGAARLTLLERLGGPAERIRAARADAFDLAEISAPVAVAIEGADLAPGFGLARASGLPDEAFAHDGQITKRPVRALTLSALGPRPGELLWDIGGGSGSVSVEWCLAGGRAITIEPRADRLATIAENIARFGLGGRMQAVSGRAPEALGGLPAPAAVFVGGGGSAAVYEALFARLAPGTRLVANGVTLETEALLAGLHAARGGALLRIELAQAAPLGGMRGWASARPVVQWSVVL from the coding sequence ATGGCTGATCCGTGGCTCACGATTGTCGGTCTGGGCGAAGATGGCCTCGAAGGGCTGGGCGATGCAAGCCGTGCGGCGATCGCGCGCGCCGAGGTGATCTTCGGCGGGCCGCGCCATCTCGATCTCGTCGGCGCGGGCGGGCGCGGGCGGGCCTGGCCCGTGCCCTTCGATATCGCGCCGGTGCTGGGCTTGCGCGGGCGCGCGGTGGTGGTGCTGGCCTCGGGCGACCCGTTCTGGTTCGGGGCGGGGTCGATGCTGGCCGAGGCGCTTTCGCCCGGCGAATGGCGCGCGATCCCGGTGGCGGGGGGGGTGTCGCTCGCCTGTGCGCGGATGGGCTGGCGGGTCGAGGAGATCACGGCGCTCGCGCTCCATGCCGCGCCTTTTGAGCGGCTCTGGCCGCATCTGCACCGCGGCGCGCGGATCGTGGCGACGCTGCGCGATGGGGCGGCGGCGGGCGATCTGGCGGGGTGGCTCACCTCGGTCGGCGCGGGGGCTGCGCGGCTGACGCTGCTCGAACGGCTCGGCGGGCCGGCGGAGCGGATCCGCGCCGCGCGCGCCGATGCCTTTGATCTTGCGGAGATTTCCGCCCCCGTCGCGGTGGCGATCGAGGGCGCGGATCTGGCGCCGGGCTTCGGGCTTGCGCGCGCCTCGGGGCTGCCCGACGAGGCCTTCGCCCATGACGGCCAGATCACCAAACGCCCGGTGCGCGCGCTGACGCTTTCGGCGCTCGGGCCCCGGCCGGGCGAGCTTTTGTGGGATATCGGCGGCGGCTCGGGCTCGGTCTCGGTCGAGTGGTGCCTCGCCGGCGGGCGCGCGATCACCATCGAGCCGCGCGCCGACCGCCTCGCCACGATCGCGGAAAATATCGCGCGCTTCGGCCTTGGCGGGCGGATGCAAGCGGTGTCGGGGCGGGCGCCCGAGGCGCTGGGCGGGCTGCCCGCGCCCGCGGCGGTGTTTGTTGGCGGGGGCGGCTCGGCGGCGGTTTATGAGGCGCTCTTCGCGCGGCTCGCGCCCGGCACGCGGCTGGTGGCGAATGGTGTCACGCTCGAGACCGAGGCGCTGCTGGCGGGGCTGCATGCCGCGCGGGGCGGGGCGCTCTTGCGCATCGAGCTTGCGCAGGCGGCGCCCTTGGGGGGGATGCGCGGCTGGGCCTCGGCGCGGCCGGTGGTGCAATGGAGCGTGGTGCTGTGA
- a CDS encoding cobalamin biosynthesis protein, which translates to MERGAVRVAGVGFRAGAAPADLVAALEGAGPVAALATVAEKAAALEGLAAGLGLPVLAVAVAGVETPSVSARVVGRFGTGSLAEAAALKGVEALGGRGAKLVMARRVVAGRLTLAVAGAGVEGEAQ; encoded by the coding sequence ATGGAGCGTGGTGCTGTGAGGGTCGCGGGGGTGGGTTTTCGTGCGGGCGCCGCGCCCGCAGATCTCGTCGCGGCGCTTGAGGGCGCGGGGCCGGTCGCGGCCTTGGCGACGGTGGCGGAGAAGGCCGCGGCGCTCGAGGGGCTCGCGGCGGGGCTCGGGCTGCCGGTGCTCGCCGTCGCGGTCGCGGGGGTCGAAACGCCCAGCGTTTCAGCGCGGGTGGTCGGCCGCTTCGGCACCGGCTCGCTTGCAGAGGCCGCGGCGCTCAAAGGGGTTGAAGCCCTTGGCGGGCGCGGCGCAAAACTGGTAATGGCGCGCAGGGTCGTGGCCGGGCGGCTGACGCTCGCGGTCGCGGGCGCAGGCGTGGAAGGAGAGGCGCAATGA
- the cobM gene encoding precorrin-4 C(11)-methyltransferase gives MTVHFIGAGPGAADLITLRGRDLIAASPVCLYAGSLVPEALLAHCPPGARIVNTAPLSLDEIIAEIVAADAAGLDVARLHSGDLSVWSAMGEQLRRLRALGIGYDVTPGVPSFAAAAARLGAELTLPGVVQSVVLTRTPGRASAMPERETLAAFAATGAVLAIHLSIHVLGEVLAELIPHYGADCPVAVVWRASWPDERVVRATLGTIEASLGPELERTALILVGRSLGAEAFDESRLYAGDYDRRYRPVGTAPRFPETAPE, from the coding sequence ATGACGGTGCATTTCATCGGGGCGGGGCCCGGGGCGGCGGATCTGATCACCCTGCGCGGGCGCGATCTGATCGCGGCCTCGCCGGTCTGTCTTTACGCAGGCAGCCTGGTGCCCGAGGCGTTGCTCGCGCATTGCCCGCCCGGCGCGCGGATCGTCAACACCGCGCCCCTGAGCCTCGACGAGATCATCGCCGAGATCGTGGCCGCCGATGCCGCGGGGCTCGATGTCGCGCGGCTCCATTCGGGCGATCTGTCCGTCTGGTCGGCGATGGGCGAACAGCTGCGCCGGCTGCGCGCGCTCGGCATCGGTTATGATGTGACGCCGGGGGTGCCCTCTTTCGCCGCCGCGGCCGCGCGGCTCGGCGCGGAGCTGACCCTGCCCGGGGTGGTGCAATCGGTGGTGCTGACGCGCACGCCGGGGCGGGCGAGCGCGATGCCCGAGCGCGAGACGCTCGCCGCCTTTGCCGCGACCGGGGCGGTGCTCGCGATCCATCTCTCGATCCATGTGCTCGGCGAGGTGCTGGCCGAGCTGATCCCGCACTATGGCGCCGATTGCCCGGTCGCGGTGGTCTGGCGCGCGAGCTGGCCCGATGAGCGGGTGGTGCGCGCCACGCTTGGCACGATCGAGGCCAGCCTCGGCCCCGAGCTCGAGCGCACCGCGCTCATTCTCGTCGGGCGCTCGCTCGGCGCGGAGGCGTTCGACGAAAGCCGCCTTTACGCGGGCGATTATGACCGCCGCTATCGCCCCGTCGGCACCGCGCCGCGCTTCCCCGAGACCGCGCCGGAATGA
- a CDS encoding cobyrinate a,c-diamide synthase — protein sequence MTPGLVISAPASGTGKTTLTLGLLAALRARGRAVQPFKCGPDYIDPAFHAAAAGRASFNLDAWAMTPGALAHLAARQADLIVAEGAMGLFDGVAARGEAGTGASADIAALMGWPVVLVLDVSGQAQSAAAVALGFARMRPGVRVAGVVLNKLASARHEALVRAGFAEAGIEVLGALPRAAGIALPERHLGLVQAEETEGLAALLAEAGRIVAAHCDLDRIEALAAAGAPPAPAPPRAAPPAGRIALARDAAFSFLYPHLIEAWRAGGATLLPFSPLADEAPDPSADLVWLPGGYPELHAGRLAAAGRFRAAMRAFAATRPVHGECGGYMVLGAGLVDAAGTRHEMLGLLGLETSFAKRKMHLGYRLAELAAPLPGQAAGARLRGHEFHYATILAQPDAPLARVTDATGAPVAETGSTRGPVSGTFFHLIAEAQS from the coding sequence ATGACCCCGGGGCTCGTCATCTCCGCGCCCGCCTCGGGCACCGGCAAGACCACGCTGACGCTCGGGCTGCTGGCGGCCCTGCGCGCGCGGGGGCGGGCGGTGCAGCCGTTCAAATGCGGCCCCGATTACATCGACCCGGCGTTTCACGCCGCCGCCGCGGGGCGGGCGAGCTTCAACCTTGATGCCTGGGCGATGACGCCGGGGGCGCTCGCGCATCTGGCGGCGCGGCAGGCCGATCTGATCGTGGCCGAGGGGGCGATGGGGCTCTTCGACGGGGTGGCCGCGCGCGGCGAGGCCGGCACCGGGGCGAGCGCGGATATCGCGGCGCTGATGGGCTGGCCGGTGGTGCTCGTCCTCGATGTCTCGGGGCAGGCGCAATCGGCGGCGGCGGTGGCGCTGGGCTTTGCGCGGATGCGGCCGGGGGTGCGGGTGGCGGGGGTGGTGCTCAACAAGCTCGCCTCGGCCCGGCATGAGGCGCTGGTGCGCGCAGGCTTCGCCGAGGCGGGGATCGAGGTTCTGGGCGCCTTGCCGCGCGCGGCGGGGATCGCGCTGCCGGAGCGGCATCTGGGCCTCGTGCAGGCCGAGGAGACCGAGGGGCTTGCCGCCCTTCTCGCCGAGGCCGGGCGGATCGTCGCGGCGCATTGTGATCTCGACCGGATCGAGGCGCTCGCCGCGGCGGGCGCGCCGCCTGCGCCCGCGCCCCCCCGCGCGGCGCCCCCCGCGGGACGCATCGCGCTCGCCCGCGATGCGGCGTTTTCCTTCCTCTATCCGCATCTGATCGAGGCCTGGCGCGCGGGCGGCGCGACGCTCCTGCCGTTCTCGCCGCTCGCCGACGAGGCCCCCGATCCGAGCGCCGATCTCGTCTGGCTGCCCGGCGGCTACCCCGAGCTGCACGCCGGGCGCCTCGCCGCGGCGGGGCGGTTCCGCGCCGCGATGCGCGCCTTTGCCGCCACCCGCCCGGTTCATGGCGAATGCGGCGGCTATATGGTGCTCGGCGCAGGGCTGGTGGATGCCGCAGGCACCCGCCACGAGATGTTGGGGCTTCTCGGGCTCGAGACCTCCTTTGCCAAACGCAAGATGCATCTGGGCTACCGGCTGGCCGAGCTTGCCGCGCCGCTGCCCGGCCAGGCCGCTGGCGCGCGCCTGCGCGGCCATGAGTTCCATTACGCCACCATCCTCGCCCAGCCCGACGC